The Fervidobacterium pennivorans DNA segment GAGAACCAGCTATCACCGGGTTCGGTTAGCTTTTCACTCCTACCCACAGGTCATCCGAGGATTTTTCACGATCCACCGGTTCGGACCTCCAGTGGGTTTTACCCCACCTTCATCCTGCCCATGGGTAGCTCACCCGGCTTCGGGTCTACCGCACCTGACTCACGCCCTATTCGGACTCGCTTTCGCTTCGGCTCCGCCTCTACCGGCTTAACCTCGCCAGGTACGGTAACTCCCAGGCTCATTAATCAAAAGGCACATCGTCACCCTCTCGGGCTCCGACTTCTTGTAGGCACGCAGTTTCAGGTCTCTTTCACTCCCCTTCCGGGGTGCTTTTCACCTTTCCCTCACGGTACTGGTTGCGCTATCGGTCGGCAGGTAGTATTTAGCCTTGGAGGGTGGTCCCCCCTGATTCACGCGGGATTCCTCGAGTCCCGCGCTACTCGGGATCACAGCCACTCCTACGCGTTGCGTTTCGCCTACGGGGCTCTCACCCTCTCCGGCCAGCCTTCCCAGACTGTTCGGCTACACAACGCCTCAGAGCGGGCTCAGCCTAGCTGTGTCCCACGACCCCAGCCTCACGGCTGGTTTAGGCTCCTCCCCTTTCGATCGCCTCTACTCAGGGAATCTCGTTTGATTTCTTTTCCTCCGGGTACTGAGATGTTTCACTTCCCCGGGTCTCGCGCCCTCTCGGGCGCACGGGGTTTCCCCCGTGCAGGTTGCCCCATTCGGGAATCCTGGGATCAACGCCCGCTTGCGGCTCCCCCAGGCTTTTCGCAGCTTGCCACGCCCTTCTTCGCCTCCTGCCGCCTAGGCATCCACTGCGTGCCCTTACTACCTTCACCTTACCCTATGCACTTTTCAATGACCCTTCCCCATTGGTGGAGACAAGGGGATTCGAACCCCTGACCCCCTGCTTGCAAAGCAGGTGCTCTCCCAGCTGAGCTATGTCCCCACCCATGGTGGGCTCGGGAGGAATCGAACCTCCGACCTCACGCTTATCAGGCGTGCGCTCTGACCATCTGAGCTACGAGCCCAGTCACTCAAATCCGAATAGCAGCCACCACCCTCTCCTTAGAAAGGAGGTGATCCAGGCGCACCTTCCGGTACACCTACCTTGTTACGACTTAGCCCCCCTCACCACGTTCACCCTCAACGGCGCCCCTAAGAGTCACCGTCTTCGGGTGCCCGCGACTCGGGTGGCTTGACGGGCGGTGTGTACAAGGCCCGGGAACGTATTCACCGCGGCGTGGCTGATCCGCGATTACTAGCGATTCCGGCTTCATGTGGGCGGGTTTCAGCCCACAATCTGAACTGGGGGGTGGTTTCAGGGTTTTGCTCAGCATCGCTGCCTCGCTTCCCGCTGTCCACCCCATTGTAGCGCGTGTGTCGCCCAGGACATAAGGGGCACGAGTATCTGACGTCATCCCCTCCTTCCTCCGGCTCGTCGCCGGCAGTCCCCTTAGAGTGCCCGGCCGAACCGCTGGCAACTAAGGGCAGGGGTTGCGCTCGTTGCGGGACTTAACCCAACACCTCACGGCACGAGCTGACGACGACCGTGCACCACCTGTGCTGGCTCCCTACCTTTCGGCAGGGTCCCTCACCTTTCGGCTCGGTACCACCAGCATGTCAAGCCCTGGTAAGGTTCTTGGCTTAGCTTCCAATTAAACCACACGCTCCACCGCTTGTGCGGGCCCCCGTCAATTCCTTTGAGTTTCACCCTTGCGGGCGTACTCCCCAGGCGGCTCACTTATCGCGTTTGCTTCAGCACGGAGGCTTCCGCCCCCACACCTAGTGAGCATCGTTTACGGCTAGGACTACCCGGGTATCTAATCCGGTTCGCTCCCCTAGCTTTCGTGCCTCAGCGTCGGTTACGGCCCAGCAGACCGACTTCTCCACCGGCGTTCCTGCTGATATCTACGGATTTCACCCCTACACCAGCAGTTCCGTCTGCCTCTGCCGCACCCAAGCCACGTAGTTTCCAGCGCATACCCACGGTTGAGCCGTGGAATTTTACGCCAGACACACGCGGCCGCCTACGCACCCTTTACGCCCAGTGATTCCGGGTAACGCTCGCCCCCTACGTATTACCGCGGCTGCTGGCACGTAGTTAGCCGGGGCTTATTCGTCGGGTACCATCAGCCCTTTTTCCCCGACAAAAGGAGTTTACACCCCGAAGGGCTTCGTCCTCCACGCGGCGTCGCTGGATCAGGCTTTCGCCCATTGTCCAATATCCCCCACTGCTGCCTCCCGTAGGAGTAGGGCCCGTGTCTCAGTGCCCTTGTGGCCGGCCATCCTCTCAGACCGGCTACCCGTCGTAGGCTTGGTAGGCCGTTACCCTACCAACTACCTGATGGGACGCAGGCCGCTCCCCTGGCGCCTTCCGGCCTTTACTCTCCCGAGTCTATGGCGGTTTACCCGCAGTTTCCCGCGGCTATCCGCCTCCAGGGGGCACGTTCCTACGCGTTACGCACCCGTCCGCCGCTATGCAGCCTTCGGCCGAAGCCTCCAGCTGCACCGCTCGACTTGCATGTGTTAGGCACGCCGCCAGCGTTCACCCTGAGCCAGGATCAAACCCTCCAAGCTAATCTCTTCAGGTTTAACCCTGCTCTTATTTTTTCGGTGGCTGCTATTCGTATTTCAATGACCGGACTCATTCTTACCTTCTTACCTTCATCGCGTCAACTTTCCGTCGCGCTTTGTTAATTTATCACACACTTTCACTTTTGTCAAGACCCGAAATTCTTTCGCTTAATTTTTCTTAAGCGTCCTTAAGCGTTTTTTAATTTACCATACTTGCTTTGAATTGTCAACTGGCCTTTTTGTCTTATCTGCTTCGTCCTTTTCGTCCTTCTTGCGGACGGCGATTGCCATTTTACTATGCCTTGTGTTAACTGTAAAGTCTATTCCAGTAACGGATTTGCTCTAATCTATGTTACACAATACAAACACTCTCCTATCTCTCAGGCGTTTTGAAATAGAGTAGAATGCTATAATTTATGCTATGATATAAGTGTTGGATGTTACAGTGAGGGTGGTTGTTATGGTTGTGTTTAAGTATGAAAAGGAATTCCACTATTTTGTAGGTATAGACCCTTCTTGGACAGGGCAAAAGCCTACCGCAGTTGTTGTAGTAAAGTTAAACGAACTATCAAAGAAACTCGAATTAGAAAGATATATCTATACAAAAGATGTAAAAGAAATAGTTGTCGCTATCTCATCTTTGGGAAAGCCATCTGTGATAGGTGTCGATGCGCCATTGGTTATAACGAACGTTTATGGTCACAGGGAAAATGAGCTTGAGTTTATTAGATATTATCCTATAAAAATCCCGCTTTATCCTGTAAATAGTAGTTTGTACAAATCATTTTTCCCTACAATGTTATACATGGAGTTAAACAAAATCGGTTTTCGTTTTGAAAACAAAAATATTTTCGAGTTTATCCACACGCTACTTTAACAGCTATATTTTTCGGAAAATTATTTAGCTACAAAAGGGGCAAAAAAGAAGAAAGGCTGGCAAAATTGAAAGTCATAGAGCAAAAAATCTCTCAATATATCGATTTGCCGAATGTTTCTTTTGGGTCACTCAAAGAAAGAGAAGATATTGATGATGCTTTAATATGCGCTTTAACCGTTTACCTTCCAACAATTGAAAATTCTTTAATATTCGGAGATTCTTGCAATGGTATGTTACTCGTACCTTTTCCGAAATTTGTTCAAGGGCTTATAGGAGTAGACAACTTATGAAGGGAGCCTACATTTTTGTTCTAACACTCGATAGCTTTGTCGAATTACAGTTGAGTAGAACTCGTTGGGAGTTAAATCCTGGCACATATGCTTACATCGGCTCAGGTATGGGAAATCTTGAGAAGAGAGTAGAAAGGCATTTTTCGTCAGATAAGCGTCTGCGATGGCATATAGACTATTTAACTTGCTATGGGAAACCACTTTTTGCAATATTGATTCCTTCCAAAGAAAGGATAGAAGAAAAGATTTCTTTAACATTCCAATCACATTTCAGCTGTGTTGAAGGATTCGGTGCTTCGGATTTGAAGGTAATGTCTAACCTTTATATCATCGACGACTTTCAGAAATTTTCGGAGGTTGTAATTTATTTTCTTGCTCAAGAAGGTGAAAAGCCTTGAACACCGAAATCTTTTGTGATTCTCGACGAATTCGGGTTTTAAAAATAGTAGAAAGGCATTTTTCAATTAAAGGTCCTGTTGTCTATTGGATGCAACGTGACCAAAGAGCTTTTGATAATTGGGCTTTGTTATACGCTCAGTTGTTGGCTTTAAAAAACAACGTTGGGTTGATAGTGGTTTTCAACATCGTGCCATCTTTCCTTAATGCTCCTCTTAGGCACTACGACTTCATGCTCCAAGGTCTTTTTCAGACAAGGGCTTTTTTAGAAGAGTCAAATGTTCCTTTGGTTTTTACCTTTGGAGAACCGGCTAGGGAGATTTACAAATTGATAAATGAGGTCAACGCCTGCGCTTTAGTAACCGATTTTAACCCACTGAGGATAGTAAAAAATTGGAAAGAAAACCTAATTCGAGTTTTGAATATTCCTGTGTACGAAGTGGATGCACACAATGTTGTTCCTGCTTTCTTCG contains these protein-coding regions:
- a CDS encoding DUF429 domain-containing protein, with amino-acid sequence MVVFKYEKEFHYFVGIDPSWTGQKPTAVVVVKLNELSKKLELERYIYTKDVKEIVVAISSLGKPSVIGVDAPLVITNVYGHRENELEFIRYYPIKIPLYPVNSSLYKSFFPTMLYMELNKIGFRFENKNIFEFIHTLL
- a CDS encoding GIY-YIG nuclease family protein, coding for MKGAYIFVLTLDSFVELQLSRTRWELNPGTYAYIGSGMGNLEKRVERHFSSDKRLRWHIDYLTCYGKPLFAILIPSKERIEEKISLTFQSHFSCVEGFGASDLKVMSNLYIIDDFQKFSEVVIYFLAQEGEKP